The stretch of DNA GCTCTTCTTTATGAAGCTGGGCAAAGCGTTGGCGCACGGCCATTTGGAAGTTTAAATGCGAAAGATTCTTGGCACCTTCGTGTAAGAAAAAAACGCGGACACCATCACGCACCACTTCAGGTTTCTTTAGTAAAGAACTTGCAGCAAGAACCGTAACCTTATGCCCTTCTTTGGCTAAACCTTTAGCAATAGGCCAAAGAAAGCCATGATCGGTTGCACGACTTAAAATCGGGAACCGATGAGACGTCAGACAGATGTTTAAAGATTCCGGCAAAGCCTTTTTAGCCATACTAATCCAGTTCCGCGGGCCGAGCCCGCCGCACCTCTTACGGCGCAAGCCGCCAATCTATCTTAAGTGATTGAGGGCTCGATTGTACAGACGATTGAGTTCATTTAAGGACGAATCCATTAAGTGACGCTCTTGAGAAAATTGTTCGGAAAGTGTTTCGGCAAGCTTCAGGCTTGGTTTGGCCAAAAGTTTTATGAGGTCTTTTTGCAACTGTTCATGCTGCAGGACCCAACAGTTCACGCCGTTTTTCCAAAGATCGGCATGGATGCTGGATTGTTTTGAATCCAAGACCAGGACGGCATGGGACTGAATCGCCCGCATTACGTATTCGGTCATTTCAATCGGGGTCAAAGATTGGCCAGCTAATACCAAAGCCGTGCTTTTTTGTAAAAGGGTGCGACTGATGGAAGGTTCAAGTTCACCGGTGACAGCCCAGTTGCCCGCGCATTGATGGGCTTCCATCCACGCGGCGAATTTTTTTCTATCGCGCAAGGACCAGTGAGAATAAGACCCCCACAAGATCACTTTAAATTTTGCAGCGATGGTTCTAAGACGAATGAAGGCGTCGGAAGAAGGTTTAAATCCTGTTTCTCGAAACGGAATGACGATAAACTCTCCTTGAGTCAGGCTATCGACAAAACGCAAAACTTCTTCGTCACTTGTGATAATCTCTGAGGGGTGTTGCAGATCCAAAACCGGTGGTAAGATGCCGCGTCCTTGCCGCCGAGAACTGACATTAAGACCACGCAATTGGCCAAGGTTTTCAACGGTCGGACAAGTGATGATGTCACTTTCTTCCACCAAATAGCGCACGGGATTTCGACGTGTCAGTCCGTGTTTAATATTTAAAAGCGAGGTTGTAAGAACGCAAGAGGGATGAGATTTGGCGAATGTGGAAAGCACAATTTGTGCTCCATTCATGCGATCTTCTTCTAAAAGCAGATGGAAAATCTGGGGCTGTAAGCCAAAAAGTCCCGGAATGATTCTTAATCCTTCAAGGGCGCTCCAGCGACGAAAATAAGCCATGATTTCAATGCCGTTGCTGTTTTCTGGAGGCACTTCTCCATAACTGGTCATCAAGACGACTTCGTGCTGTTGAGATTTGAGGGCTTTCGCCAATTGCCAAGAAGTCGAGTTGATATGCTGACTGGCCAGAATTATTTTCGCCATTCAAGTCCAAGGGCTTTATAGATTTTATCTAAGATTTTACGATTCGCTTCAGGGATGTTGCGATGGCGCAGTTCTTCAGGGTGAATCCATTCCAACATCATGTGATGTTTGGCTTTGGGTTGTCCCTTCCAATACAGAATTTCGTAAAATAAAATCAAAATGCCGACGTCACCAAAAGAGTGAGTGCAAGCAAGCTTTAGGTCGCCGACCTCGGCTTCGATACCCAATTCTTCATTGAGCTCGCGAGCTAAGGCTTCTTCGGGAGTTTCGCCAGATTCGATTTTGCCGCCAGGGAATTCCCATTGACCCGCCAGCGAGTTATTTTCAGGACGTTGACCGACCAAGATTTTACCGTCTTTGCGCAAAAATCCAGCGACCACGGGAATCCAGTGGCCTTTCCTAATTTTCGACTTTTTCGGCTTTACCTCGACCGCATTATCGTCCGTCATTAAACCTTCTCGCGACTTCATGGAAAAAATCGGGGCCATGAAATACAAGCGCACTATAAATTTGAACAAGATCTGCGCCCATTTGCAATCTTTCAAAGACATCTTCTGCGGATAAGACGCCTCCAGCGCTGACTAATAGTAATCCCTCTCGTTTTTTGCCTAAACTTTCAACAGCAATTTGCAAAGCGCGCTTTGAAAGGTCTTTCAAAGGTGCTCCGGAAAGACCACCTTCTGCAGGAAAATGACAGCCAGCGGGACGGGATAAAGTCGTGTTTGTTAACACAAATCCGTCAATGCCCAACTGTTGGCAGTGCTGCACAGTTTCGGAAAGAAGCTCTTCCCCCATATCCGGAGAAAGTTTTACGAGAACGGGTGTGGGTTCGAAGTGAGAGACTTTTTCTAAGATCGGACCCAGCAGATGGCTTAGATTTTCTTTGCTTTGTAAATCACGCAGACCTTTGGTGTTCGGACTCGAGATGTTAACCACAAATGCGTCGGCAAAAGGTCTGAATTTATCTATCAGGGTGACATAATCATTCACTGCCTCTTCATTGGGCGTGTGACGATTTTTCCCGATGTTTACAAAAATCGGGGTGCGATAGTTGGGTGCATAGCCCGCAAGATTAAAAAAAGTTTCGTCAGCCCCCGCGCTGGGAAATCCCATCTTATTCCACATCGCTTGCAGATGCAGATCGCGATCCATAATTTTTCCCGGATTGGGATCTTGGGGGCGAGGAGTGACGGTGCCGACTTCAACAAAGCCGCAACCAAGTTTCCACCAATCATTCAGATGATCGGCATTTTTATCGACGCCCCCGGCAATTCCCAAGGGGTTTGCAAAGTGCAGGTCACGCCAAGTGAAACTTTTCCAGTGCGGAGTTTTTTGTCCGTAAATTGCGGAGTAGAGAGGAAGAGCCAGTGAGCTCAAATCATGAGCCCACTGGGGTGGCAATAAAAGCCAAGGACGCATATCAGTCCTATCTTGGGTAAAGACCGCGAAGAAGCATCGCTTTTTCTAGACGTTGAACTGAAACCGCCATTGCCGCAGATCTCATGTCGACGTTTTTTTCTTTAGAAAACGCGTAACCTTTATCGAAAGCCTTGGTGATAATACCTTTTAGACGACCGTTCACTTCATCTTCATCCCAGAAGTAAGACATAACGTCTTGAACCCATTCGAAGTAAGACACGATCACGCCACCGCCATTGGCGATAACGTCTGGAGCGATGAAAACTCCACGTTTATGAAGAATTTTTGTCGCGGAGTTTGTGATAGGTCCGTTGGCACCTTCGCAAATAATTTTTGCCTGGATTTTTTCCGCATTGTGCGTGTCGATTTGATTTTCAAGCGCGCAAGGGAAAAGCGCATCACATTTTACTTCAAGCAATTCTTCATTCGAAATCGGTTGAGCTTTTGGATAGCCTTTAAGGACTTTGTGAGTTTTTACATATTCCATGACGTCGGCGATATCTAGACCATCACCGTTGTGGATACCGCCTGAAACGTCGCTCACGGCCACGATGCGGGCGCCACGTTCGCTAGCAAATTTTGCCGCGAAAGATCCTACATTACCGAAACCTTGAATCGCGATTGTCGATCCGCGCATGTTCATGCCGCAAACTTCGAAAGCTTTTTCGGCAACGTAAACAACACCCAAACCTGTGGCGTGGTTGCGACCCAAAGATCCACCGATTTCCACCGGCTTCCCTGTCACAACACCGGGTTGTGCAAAGCCACCTTGTTCTTGTGAGTACGTGTCCATGAACCAAGCCATGGTTTGCGGGTCTGTGCCCACGTCAGGAGCTGGAATATCTTTAGTGGGTCCGACGAAAGGTCCAATTTCAGAGGCGTAACGACGAGTTAAATTTTGTTTTTCAGTGCGAGACAGTTTGGTTGGGTCAACAGTGATACCACCTTTTGCTCCACCTAAAGGAAGGCCCAAAACAGAATTTTTGAAAGTCATCAAAGCCGCAAGGCCGACAACTTCCGAAAGATCTACGTTTTGGTGATAACGGATACCGCCCTTGTAAGGGCCTAAAGTCGGAGAGTATTGAACACGGTAACCAGTGAACACTTTCACACTGTAGTCATCCATGCGCACCGGCACTGAGACGGTGATAGCACGACGAGGTCTTTTTAGACGCTCAAGAACGTTTGGATCGCAGTTGATAAGTTTTGCACCTTCTTCAAGAGTTTGAAGGGCGTTTCTAAAAAGAGGCCCGTCATAGAGGGGCTCAATTTTGTGTTCCATGATTTTGTATCTCCATTTATTGAGTCTTCTGTGCGGAATTAGTCACAGTAAGACGGGAAAAGTTTATTGAAGTAAATACTCAAAGTCACCCCGGAAAAAGCTTGATGACTCAGTGGTTCTTTTTCGATATGAGGACCTATGCTTCAGTCGTGTCTTTTGACTCTCTTTTTATGCTTTTTGTCCCTGACGCTCACGTCAAAAACGTCGGCCGCCGCGGGAATCGTCTCTGAGCAGCGGGCCTTTATCGAACAATTTGCTAGTTCGCGCTTTTCAATACCCTCTGAAACATCTCCGTTGATTGACAACCCAGGGCGTTATCCGCAGCCCTTAAACTTCCTTTTTCAAAACGTTTTTGCTTGGACGCCGACGGGTGAAGCGCCCGAGTTTAGCGACGCTTGTTCCCGTGAAAAATGGCAAGAACATATGATGGATCCGCGTCTTGCTAACTCATTGCAGTTGCAGGGCGCTTTGGTGGAAAAGTACTTTAAGGACTGTCGTAAAGAGTTGGAAACCGGCTCTCAGAACACGTTGATCAATGCCTTACAAATCATGTCGCTCAGCTATGAGCCGCAAACTCATCCGTTCTTGCGTCGGGTGATCATCAACTTACCGGGGAACATCAAGCTGAAAGGTCTTTTGGCATTAAAGGGAGATTTGAAGCGCCGTCCGATGGTGGTGGTGCGCTTAGGAATCTTTTCGAATGTCGAAGACTTTAGACCCGAGCGTGGGTGGCTGATGATGCTCTTTGAACAGTCCCCATTTAATGTTTTGGTTGTTGAAAACATGACCAGCAATGATTTCATCACAAATAACACCCAGTTTTCTTTCGGTGGATATGATGAAGGGATTCAAAATATTCATATCGCAAAATTACTGACCAGTCCCGATGAGCCTTTGTCAAAGCTCGTCCAAAGTGTGCACATGTTTGGTATTAGTCTTGGCGGCCACGGCGTTTTGTTTTCATCTTTGCTGAATAAGTTTAATTCCTCGGCGAAGGACAATCTAATCAACAGTTTTACAGCGCTGTGTCCGGTTGTGAATTTAGAGCCGACCATGCGTAATATCACCGAAAACGGTTGGCGTTCGGCTTTGGTGGATGTTTGGAGTCAGCAGCGCCTTTCAGGTTTGGATGAAAAAGTTCCCAGCTTAAAGCAGTACGAGATGTTTCATTTCATGAGCAAAACCGTCAGCGAAATCGCTCGCACTTATAAAGGGGGGCTTTCTTATGTGTCGACGATCAAGCTTCCACCTGGTATGAAAGATCGCGGGGACTTTTGGGCGCTGAATGATTTTTGGAGCTATTATCAGGACGTTAAACAGCCCGTTGTTATCTATGCAACTCAGCAAGATTCTGTTGTTCCGTTTAATTTAAATTCAGAAAAAATTCGTGACGGCGCAATGAAAATCACCAGCAAAAATCTGCACGTGATTGATTTCCCACAGGGCTTCCACTGCACTTTGCCCATTCCTTATGACTGGTCGGCATTAACCACGATGTTCCAATCGTACATTTTGTCTCATTCGCCCGGATTTCAGTTAGAAGAAAAAACTTTCGAAGTCGATTTAAGCGATGAAGAGTGGAAGGGTTTTTTTGATCAAGGCACTCACGTGAAATTCAAAGTGCAAGAGCCTTCAACCAAAGATAAATTTGTAACCATCGCCTTTACGGTGAAGAACTCTAAGAACGCGGAAAAATCCATGCGCTTAAGTTTGCCGTTATCGGGTTTTGATTTTCAGTTTAGAAATGCCGAGCTTTCGCAGTCTGAAAAAGACATGATCGTGCGTTGGGTGAATCAAAACTTAAAAACGCGTATGACCGTTAAAGCCGGTAAACCCGTGCTTGTGGCTTCTTGGAAGATCGCGCAATAATTATTTTAATTGTTCTTTAAAGAATTCAGATTTTTCCGCAAGCTTTTCTACGTAGCCGCGCACATCCTCTTGGGCGGCGGCGCCCAAACGTGAAAACGGCACGATGTGATCATCGGGCACATAGCGGAAGGTGAGGTTGATTCTGCGGGTGTTAAAGTTCTCAATCTCGTTCAACTTAAAATTCAGATCTTCTTTTTCTTCCACGCGTTGGACGCGGTGAAAAAGATGTTTTTTAAACTTATCCCCGCCAAAGATTTGCAGCGAGCGATCTTCCAACCACTGTTGTAACACGACTTCTGATTTGGATTCGGTGCCGCGGCTTGAAACAAACTGAAACAAGGCGCGCTCTCCAAAAGAAACGGATGCGACCGGTCCCGGTTCAAAGTCTTTGTGTTCACCCACGCGGGCACAATCAAGCTCTTTGCCTTCGGGGGTGACCTGATTGCCGTAATAGTTGATCAAACAGGTGTTCAGATGCCAACCGCGAGGAATATCGCGAGCTTCAAAACTTTCATGCACCAAGGCTTCGATCTTTTGAACTAAGTATTCCAAAATGGGGGGATAAGGTTCGGCCGTCACACAACGGTCATACAAGCCCTTCGGCGGATGATAATAATTCAAGCACGCAAATTGCCAGTTTCCTAACCAATAAACGGGGCGCAAAAGGGGGCGCTGCTTTTGGTTTTCTGGGGGAGGATTGTTTTTAGAATAGCGCATTTCCCAAATCGGAAATAGCGAAAGAAGGTATTTTAAAATCTCCTCTTTTTCGCGCAGGGAGATATAGCCTTGTTTATAAACCAAGCCGCGGGCCTTCGGCGGACCTTTTTGGTTCCCAGCACCAGCAGTGGCGGAAGCTCCGGAGCGGGGTTTGTGAGAAGATGGAAAACGTGATTTGGGCTTAAACATGAGCGGCGGTTTTACCACACGGGGGCCTCCCAAGCCAAGTGCCACCGCTTAGAGAGTGACATTGGGGTTCCTGTCGGCTAAAAACAAGCGTGGGGAGGATGAAAAAATGACAACTCCAGTGAAAGCAAATGTAGGTCCTCAGGAAAAACAACTTCTTATAAATCAGATCCCAGCCCTTAAAGGGAAAAAGATTCTGATTGTCGGTGACGTCGGCCTTGATGAATACCTTATGGGTGAAGTCCGTCGCATCAGTCCTGAAGCCCCGGTGCCGGTTCTTGAAGTCGACTCTGAAGACATGCGTTTGGGTTTATCCGCTAATGTCGCGCAAAATGTGGTGAGCCTCGGTGGCGAAGCCATGCTGGTGTCGGTGGTGGGTGATGATACTGGTGCCAGCCTATTAAAAGATCTTTGTGAAAAAAATGGTGTGAGCTGGGAATACATGATCGTGGATAAATCTCGTCCCACGACCCGCAAAACACGCGTGATGGCGAAGCACCATCACATCGTTCGCGTGGATCATGAAATGCGTAAATATCTTTCTTCGGAAGCCGAGGCGCGCTTGATCGCTGCGGTAGAAAAAAATGTTTCTAAAGCCGATTGTGTGATCATGGAAGATTATGCCAAAGGCGTGATCTCGGGTCCGGGTGTCGCCAAGATCGCGGAAATTTGTCATAAAAATGGTAAAAAACTTTTAGTCGACCCACATCGTAACAATCACGCGGCCTTTTATTCGGGCGTGGATTTAATTAAACCCAATTACGATGAAGCCGTCATCATGGCTGGTCTTGATTTCAATGAATTGCGCGAAAATCCAAACCAGGTGGTGCAAGTCGGTCGGGCTTTACAAAAAATCACGGGCGCAAAAGAGCTGGTGGTCACTCGTGGTAAAGACGGGATGACGATTTTTTCTGGCGATCAAGTCACAGAAGTTCCGACTTATGCACGCAAAGTGTTTGATGTCACTGGGGCTGGCGACACGGTGATTGCTGCGTTGGCTTTGGGGTTGGTGTCCGGTCTGTCACTTGTGCATTCTTGCATGTTAGCTAACTATGCTGCGGGTGTGGTCGTCGGCAAGGTGGGTTGTGTGCCTTGTGAAATCCCTGAATTGATTGAGTATATCAAAACCGCCCATTAATCTGGTAAATGACATGTGGCCGCCAGACCGTGCTTTGTAATAGATTGGAATTTATGAAGATCGTGGTCTGGAGCTTTTTGATATTTGTACTTACAGGACCTTCCTGCCAAAGCATTCCAAAAAATTTTAATGCGACCCCCAGCTACCATTTTTTAGACACTGAAAACACTTACTGGGGAAAGTACTTCGCGAAAGAAATAAAATCTAAAAAGGACCAATCCGGTTTTCACCCGTTGGTGGCGGGCACCGACGCCTTGGTGGCGCGATTGGAATCCATTCGTCATGCGGAAAAATCTTTAGATGTTCAATATTATATCTGGCACGACGATGACACCGGTAAACTCATGCTCAGTGAGATTATTAAGGCCGCGGATCGCGGCGTGCGCGTTCGACTGTTGTTGGATGATCTTAATATCGGCAAATATCAAGATTCTTTATTGGTTATAGATTCACATCCCAATATCGAAGTGCGAATGTTCAACCCTTTTGCGAACCGGACATGGAGAATCTTTGAAGTCTTTCGCTTTGGCGAAATCAATCGGCGGATGCACAATAAGTCTTTGATCGCCGATAACCAGACCGTGATTATTGGTGGTCGTAATATCGGCAACGAATATTTTACTGCCAGCAGTGAAGCGAACTTTGGTGATTTTGACGTCTGGTGTTTTGGTCCTGTAGTTAAGGAAGCTTCCCAAAGTTTTGATCTGTATTGGAATGACCGATTGGCCATCCCCATCGCAGAACTTTATAAGCGCTCTCTGCGACCCGAGGACCTGTCTCAACTCAAAGAGGCTCTGAACGCCGATGCCAAGTCATTGGCCGCTTCCGAATATCAAAAAAGTCTGAACGAGGCTCCCTTGAGCGTTTTTTTGAAAACGGAAAAACTTAAGACATTTTGGGGCCGGGGCAAGATTGTTTCTGATTCGCCGGCAAAAATTCGTGGCGATGAAAATGCGGGCCCACCTTTAAATCAGGTCACGGGGTTACCGATTAAATCTCAAAAAGAAATTTTCATCGTCTCTCCGTATTTTATCCCAGGAAAAAATGGCGTTGATTATTTTGCAAAAAAGGTCAAAGCGGGTGTCCAGGTTGATGTGTTTACGAACTCTTTAGCCTCCAACGATGTGGGATTGGTTTTCGCCGGTTACAAAAAATATCGTAAAGGACTTATCAAGGCGGGAGTTCGCCTTTATGAGATGAAACCCAAGGTGCGCATTCCGCAAGGTTCTAAAAGTCGCATGGGCATCACCTCCGCGGGGCGCCTTGGTTTGCATGGAAAAGTTTATATCTTTGATCGACGGGTGATGTTCGTGGGATCCATGAACCTTGATCCACGGTCCGTGGATTTAAATTCGGAATTGGGGGTTCTCATTGAAAGCCCCGAGCTTGCCGATCTTTTTGTGACGAATTTAAAGCGAGAGATGTCTGAACTCGCCTACCGTGTCACCTTGGATGAAAAAAATAAACTGCGCTGGGAAACTCGAGAGGATGACCAGGATGTGGTGCTCACCTCGGAACCGGAGGCCTCGGGGTGGAAAACTTTTACTTCCGGATTTTTGGGACTTTTCGTTCCCGAAAGCCTGCTTTAGTCATCCCGCGATAAGAGAACCGCAATAAAGAGCGAAAACCACAAGCGAAGCGATGCTGGCGATTAGCACAGCACCCGCAAGGCAGTCCTTGGCAAAGCCAATTTCAGTGTCATGCCCGGGGTGAAGCTTGTCCATCAAAGCTTCAAGGGCGGTGTTAAGTAATTCCAATACCATCACGCCGCTTGCAGCCACCGCAAAAAGAGCGCACCAAACAGCGGGTGGTCTTTGAATCAGGCAAAATAATAAAATGAAGAGAGTGGCAGCGATATGCCATCGAAAACTGACTTCACGGCGAAAAGCGCCCGCGATTCCGGCAAAAGCAAAGCTCATTCTTTTGGTGAAGCTTAAGTTTTTCATTCGTTGATCGTATATGGCTGTCTCTTAGAGGGTCAGCTCCTATTTGTGGAAGCGGCGCTTCTTCAATCGAGGTGAGTCTTTTTTAGTGTGGCAAGTCACGCTGAATCTGTTTATGTTTTCGCTAAGAGGAAAAATAATGACGACAGAACAAAATACGGATGCCGCTCAAGAAGGAAAACTGTACCGCTTTTTATTAAAGGTAGAAAAGGTGGGAAATGCATTACCCCAACCGGCCTTGATGTTTTTGGCTTTATGTCTCTTTGTCATCATCTTTTCGGCCTTGGCCACAGCCTTTGATATGCAAGCGGTGCATCCGGTGACTAAAGAAGTCATCAAACCCGTGAATCTTATGTCGGCCGCGGGTCTTAGTAGCATCTTGACAGACATGATTAAGAATTTCACGGGCTTTGCTCCGCTTGGAACCGTGCTGGTGGCGATGTTAGGTTTTAGCTTGGCGGAAAAAAGTGGATTGCTAGGAACCGTATTGCGTTCCATTTTAGTTAAATCACCCCGAGCTTTAATCATTCCGGCAGTTTTATTGGCGGGAATCATGTCGCACACGGCGGGGGATGTCGGATATGTGCTTTTGATTCCTCTTTCGGCAATGGCTTTTCACAGTGTGGGTTTGCATCCCTTGGCGGGTTTGGCGATTTGTTTTGCCGGGGTTTCGGGCGGATTTTCAGCAAACTTTATTATCAGTGCGCTGGATCCTTTGCTTTCAGGTCTTTCTCAAGAGGCGGCTCGTATCATTGATCCACAATACTCCGTCACACCTTTGGTAAACTGGTATTTTATGTCGGTGTCTTCGATTTTGATTATTGCGGTGGGAACTATCGTCGCGAAGAAAATCACTTTGCCATTTTTAGGTGAATACAAAGGGGATGCAGAAAGATCTGAGCCGGCCCCATTGAGTGCTTTAGAAAAACGCGGTCTTTTGTGGGCCGGTATTGTGGCCTTCGTGCTTATTGTGGCGATCCTCATCGGTACTGTTCCCGAATCAGGTTTCCTGCGTAATCCTACCAACGGATCGTTGTTAGACTCTCCCTTTTTAAAAGGGATCATCGCGATCATTTTCTTTTTTGCGGCGCTGACGGGTCTGGTTTATGGGTGGGGAGCTAAAACTTTCCGTTCACAGAACGACGTCACAAATGCGATGCAGGAATCTATGGCGACCATGGCGCCTTATTTGGTGATGGTGTTTTTTGCCGCGCAGTTTATTGCCTTGTTTTCGATTTCTAACATGGGCTTAATCATGGCCGTTCATGGTTCAGACTTTTTAAAGAGCATGAACCTCAGTGCGGTGCCTTTAATGATTGGGTTTATTATTTTAACATGTGTGCTGGATATTTTTATCGGCAGTGCATCCGCGAAGTGGGCTTTGATGGCGCCGGTATTTGTGCCGATGTTTATGATCTTGGGTTTAGCACCTGAATTAACGCAAGCGTCCTACCGCATTGCTGATTCCGTGGTGAATATTATTTCCCCACTGATGCCGTACTTCCCGTTAATCTTGGCATTTGCGAATAAATACGATCCGCGCGCCCGTGTAGGCACATTGATCGCGTTGATGCTTCCTTATTCGATTGCTTTTTTGATCTCATGGTCGATCTTGTTGTTTATTTGGATTGGTTTTGAATTGCCATTAGGACCGGGCGCACATTTGAAATATATCATGCCATAAATGCGGCATCAGGATGCCGCATTATTTCAGTACGCGACGCTTCGGTAATTAGGAGCGGGCACTTTCAGAGTTACGATAACGCAGTAGTGCTACCTACGTAGGTAGCACTAGCGCGTTAAGCCATGAGCCTTAAAAATGCTTTGGTTATTACGACGAAAACTCCGCCGACGCGGGAACTAGCTGTGCAATGTTACGGACATGCTTTAAAAATTTCTAAATCAAAGATGCCGCAAAATTTCTGGAAGCTCTCGCATATCAGAAAACACCTTGGTTGAGCCTAGCCCTTTAAGAGTATCCGAGTGACCCAGCTGAATATGTTGTCCCCCGGTAAAGCCCAAGACTCGCATTCCCGCAGCGAGGGCGGCCTGAACACCCGCAACACTGTCTTCGATTACAATACAATCCTGTGGCTGCCACTGCAGGGTCTTTGCCGCATACAAAAATAAATCGGGTGCGGGCTTTCCTTGGCGCACCATCTGACTGCTAAAAATAGATTTAGGAAAATGGGGCAGCAGGCGAGTGAACGCCAGTTTGCGCACGATGGATTCTAAATCACTGTTTGAGGCGACACATTTGGGAAAGTGTAATTGATTTAAGGTTTCATGAATTCCCGAAATGGCAGAAAGTTCTTGTTCATAAACTCTTTGGATGCGCTTGTCGACCACATCTAAATAATCGTCGGGCAGACGTGACAGCTCTTCTTTCACTAAGGGATGATTTGTCGCAAGGCCCGTAAACTTGGCGATATGATCTTGAGTTGAAATGGGAAAGCCTAGCTCTGTTTTATATTCCGCTTCCACGCGGTTGGCGATGATCTCGCTGTCGACCAGGACTCCATCGCAATCAAAAATAACGTATTTAGGTTTCATTCCTAAATCCTTTCGTGATCGCATGAAAACAGGACGCACCAATGCCTTGGGGCGAAACGCCTTCGCGCGAAAATGTGCAGATGTTATGGTTGATCACTTTGAAAACAGATTTAGGAAAAAGATATTTTCCTGCTTGGTGAATTTCTTTGTCGCCACCGTTGCCAATGGTTTTTAAAATTCACTTCAAAGGTCTAAGCCAACCTTCAGGGTACCCGCCGAGTGTTTCGATAATCCCTGTTCCTCGTCACCTGTCTGCAAAGCCAGGCCTGGCGCTCATGATCAGAATTTATATCTCATTTTTTACTGCGGTTGGGAAGTTCTTTTATCTAAGGCTGATGCGAACGTCGTGGTCTTTGTCTTTAAGCTTATTGAGCTCGGTGAACAAAACCGTCATGCGATCATAAGTATCAATGGAAGAGTCCTGCCATGGATTTTGAAGGCGAGCGCCATCCGGGTTAAGTTCAGAGACGACTTGTCCATTGCGCGTGCGCAGAAAGATTTTATTTTTGGTGTCGATTTCAATGTCCGCGTTTAACAGTGCGGTTAATTTTTTGGTACGTAAGTAGGTCGCCGCCGAACGAATGAAATGGCGTTCAAACTTATCGGCAAGGTCTTCAGGAGTTAATTCAACATCTTCTTGGCCTTGCTCATCCATCGAGACATTGGTGTCATTGGAGCATTCCTCCAAATTCTCTTCGGCCTCTTCTGCCAATTGACGATACCAATTTAAACCCACCGCCAAAATCGAACGAACCGAGGTGAAAGTTTCCGGTTCAAAGCCATGCCGTTCGCAGAACAGTTGAAAGCCGGCCTTTAACAATTCAGCATCAAGAGGTTCATAGAACATATGTTCATCAAAGCTGGGCGAGCGTAAGGAAAGGCTTAAACGTAAGATAGAATCTAGTGCCATGGCGTTGGAAAAAGGACCGATGACATGCT from Bdellovibrio bacteriovorus encodes:
- the mutT gene encoding 8-oxo-dGTP diphosphatase MutT, which produces MTDDNAVEVKPKKSKIRKGHWIPVVAGFLRKDGKILVGQRPENNSLAGQWEFPGGKIESGETPEEALARELNEELGIEAEVGDLKLACTHSFGDVGILILFYEILYWKGQPKAKHHMMLEWIHPEELRHRNIPEANRKILDKIYKALGLEWRK
- a CDS encoding alpha-ketoglutarate-dependent dioxygenase AlkB, translated to MFKPKSRFPSSHKPRSGASATAGAGNQKGPPKARGLVYKQGYISLREKEEILKYLLSLFPIWEMRYSKNNPPPENQKQRPLLRPVYWLGNWQFACLNYYHPPKGLYDRCVTAEPYPPILEYLVQKIEALVHESFEARDIPRGWHLNTCLINYYGNQVTPEGKELDCARVGEHKDFEPGPVASVSFGERALFQFVSSRGTESKSEVVLQQWLEDRSLQIFGGDKFKKHLFHRVQRVEEKEDLNFKLNEIENFNTRRINLTFRYVPDDHIVPFSRLGAAAQEDVRGYVEKLAEKSEFFKEQLK
- a CDS encoding phospholipase D family protein, giving the protein MKIVVWSFLIFVLTGPSCQSIPKNFNATPSYHFLDTENTYWGKYFAKEIKSKKDQSGFHPLVAGTDALVARLESIRHAEKSLDVQYYIWHDDDTGKLMLSEIIKAADRGVRVRLLLDDLNIGKYQDSLLVIDSHPNIEVRMFNPFANRTWRIFEVFRFGEINRRMHNKSLIADNQTVIIGGRNIGNEYFTASSEANFGDFDVWCFGPVVKEASQSFDLYWNDRLAIPIAELYKRSLRPEDLSQLKEALNADAKSLAASEYQKSLNEAPLSVFLKTEKLKTFWGRGKIVSDSPAKIRGDENAGPPLNQVTGLPIKSQKEIFIVSPYFIPGKNGVDYFAKKVKAGVQVDVFTNSLASNDVGLVFAGYKKYRKGLIKAGVRLYEMKPKVRIPQGSKSRMGITSAGRLGLHGKVYIFDRRVMFVGSMNLDPRSVDLNSELGVLIESPELADLFVTNLKREMSELAYRVTLDEKNKLRWETREDDQDVVLTSEPEASGWKTFTSGFLGLFVPESLL
- a CDS encoding diacylglycerol kinase, producing the protein MKNLSFTKRMSFAFAGIAGAFRREVSFRWHIAATLFILLFCLIQRPPAVWCALFAVAASGVMVLELLNTALEALMDKLHPGHDTEIGFAKDCLAGAVLIASIASLVVFALYCGSLIAG
- a CDS encoding quinone-dependent dihydroorotate dehydrogenase, with amino-acid sequence MRPWLLLPPQWAHDLSSLALPLYSAIYGQKTPHWKSFTWRDLHFANPLGIAGGVDKNADHLNDWWKLGCGFVEVGTVTPRPQDPNPGKIMDRDLHLQAMWNKMGFPSAGADETFFNLAGYAPNYRTPIFVNIGKNRHTPNEEAVNDYVTLIDKFRPFADAFVVNISSPNTKGLRDLQSKENLSHLLGPILEKVSHFEPTPVLVKLSPDMGEELLSETVQHCQQLGIDGFVLTNTTLSRPAGCHFPAEGGLSGAPLKDLSKRALQIAVESLGKKREGLLLVSAGGVLSAEDVFERLQMGADLVQIYSALVFHGPDFFHEVARRFNDGR
- a CDS encoding Glu/Leu/Phe/Val family dehydrogenase, which gives rise to MEHKIEPLYDGPLFRNALQTLEEGAKLINCDPNVLERLKRPRRAITVSVPVRMDDYSVKVFTGYRVQYSPTLGPYKGGIRYHQNVDLSEVVGLAALMTFKNSVLGLPLGGAKGGITVDPTKLSRTEKQNLTRRYASEIGPFVGPTKDIPAPDVGTDPQTMAWFMDTYSQEQGGFAQPGVVTGKPVEIGGSLGRNHATGLGVVYVAEKAFEVCGMNMRGSTIAIQGFGNVGSFAAKFASERGARIVAVSDVSGGIHNGDGLDIADVMEYVKTHKVLKGYPKAQPISNEELLEVKCDALFPCALENQIDTHNAEKIQAKIICEGANGPITNSATKILHKRGVFIAPDVIANGGGVIVSYFEWVQDVMSYFWDEDEVNGRLKGIITKAFDKGYAFSKEKNVDMRSAAMAVSVQRLEKAMLLRGLYPR
- the rfaE1 gene encoding D-glycero-beta-D-manno-heptose-7-phosphate kinase; the protein is MTTPVKANVGPQEKQLLINQIPALKGKKILIVGDVGLDEYLMGEVRRISPEAPVPVLEVDSEDMRLGLSANVAQNVVSLGGEAMLVSVVGDDTGASLLKDLCEKNGVSWEYMIVDKSRPTTRKTRVMAKHHHIVRVDHEMRKYLSSEAEARLIAAVEKNVSKADCVIMEDYAKGVISGPGVAKIAEICHKNGKKLLVDPHRNNHAAFYSGVDLIKPNYDEAVIMAGLDFNELRENPNQVVQVGRALQKITGAKELVVTRGKDGMTIFSGDQVTEVPTYARKVFDVTGAGDTVIAALALGLVSGLSLVHSCMLANYAAGVVVGKVGCVPCEIPELIEYIKTAH